Proteins encoded by one window of Candidatus Omnitrophota bacterium:
- the cmk gene encoding (d)CMP kinase, producing the protein MIIAIDGPAGAGKSTVARLIAQKLGFLYIDTGAMYRALTLKALKEKIKIENTAGLIEMAHNAGIDLINNPDGSLKIFLDREDVTAEIRQPRITRLVSDIAKIKEVRQVMLGLQRKLGEAENSVLDGRDIGTVVFPDADKKFYLDAQFSERVKRRHKELRESGQEITPEEVDADLRNRDTIDSTREFAPLKKADDAIYIDTTNLTIEEVVNKISSYI; encoded by the coding sequence ATGATTATCGCTATTGACGGCCCGGCTGGCGCAGGCAAAAGCACTGTCGCCAGATTAATAGCCCAGAAACTGGGCTTTCTTTATATCGATACCGGAGCGATGTACCGGGCATTGACCTTAAAAGCCCTGAAGGAAAAAATAAAAATAGAAAATACCGCTGGCCTTATCGAAATGGCGCATAATGCCGGCATTGATTTGATCAATAACCCGGATGGGTCTTTAAAAATATTTTTAGATAGAGAGGATGTGACCGCAGAGATCAGGCAGCCGCGTATCACCAGACTGGTTTCCGATATCGCTAAAATTAAGGAAGTAAGGCAGGTGATGCTGGGCCTGCAAAGAAAACTGGGTGAGGCGGAAAATAGCGTTTTAGACGGCCGCGATATAGGGACCGTAGTTTTCCCGGATGCGGATAAGAAATTCTATCTAGATGCGCAATTCTCAGAGAGGGTGAAGCGGCGGCATAAAGAATTGAGAGAATCCGGGCAGGAGATTACTCCTGAAGAAGTAGACGCTGACCTGCGTAACCGCGATACCATTGATTCTACCCGGGAATTCGCGCCCCTGAAAAAAGCAGATGATGCAATTTATATAGATACTACCAATTTGACTATAGAGGAAGTAGTAAATAAAATCTCTAGCTATATATAG
- the aroF gene encoding 3-deoxy-7-phosphoheptulonate synthase: MIIVLRPDATDEQINHIIEKVQKLGLKPHVSKGTERTIIGVIGPEDVLRVTPLEVFQGVEKVIAVLAPYKLVSREFKAEDSVIDLSKGIKLGGKKIVVMAGPCTIENLDTLYEVAKEVKKAGATVLRGGAFKPRTSPYSFQGLGEEGLKILNKVGNELGLATITEVMDPRDVELVAKYADVLQIGCRNMQNFNLLKEVGQTRKPVLLKRGMSSTIKELLMSAEYILSGGNFNVILCERGIRTFEDFTRNTLDISAVPAAEQLSHLPIVVDPSHAAGKWGMVPALSKAAVASGADGLIIEVHSHPEDAASDGAQSLIPDNFAQLMDELRVIAKAIGREV, translated from the coding sequence CGAACAGATAAATCATATTATTGAAAAAGTCCAGAAATTAGGGTTAAAGCCCCATGTCTCTAAGGGTACCGAGCGTACCATCATCGGGGTCATCGGGCCGGAAGATGTATTACGCGTCACTCCTTTGGAAGTATTCCAGGGCGTAGAAAAAGTCATAGCGGTGTTAGCGCCCTACAAGTTAGTTTCGCGGGAATTCAAGGCAGAGGATTCAGTTATTGATTTAAGCAAAGGCATAAAATTGGGCGGTAAAAAAATTGTGGTTATGGCTGGCCCCTGCACGATAGAAAATCTGGACACCTTATACGAAGTAGCCAAAGAAGTAAAAAAAGCAGGGGCAACGGTTTTGCGCGGCGGGGCATTTAAACCGCGGACTTCGCCTTACAGTTTTCAGGGGTTAGGCGAGGAAGGTTTGAAGATATTAAACAAGGTAGGCAATGAATTAGGGTTAGCTACCATAACCGAAGTAATGGATCCGCGCGACGTAGAATTAGTCGCTAAATATGCGGATGTTTTACAGATCGGCTGCCGCAATATGCAGAATTTCAACCTGCTTAAGGAGGTAGGGCAGACGAGAAAACCGGTTTTATTAAAACGCGGCATGTCCTCTACCATTAAGGAATTGCTTATGTCTGCGGAATATATTTTGTCAGGGGGCAATTTCAACGTCATATTATGCGAACGCGGCATCAGGACATTCGAAGATTTTACGCGTAATACCCTGGATATAAGCGCAGTGCCTGCCGCGGAGCAACTTTCGCACCTGCCTATAGTTGTAGACCCCAGCCACGCTGCGGGTAAATGGGGGATGGTGCCTGCGCTTTCTAAGGCAGCAGTCGCCTCCGGCGCAGATGGCCTGATTATTGAGGTGCACAGCCATCCCGAAGATGCTGCTTCAGACGGCGCGCAATCATTGATACCGGATAATTTCGCACAACTCATGGATGAACTGAGGGTAATTGCAAAAGCAATAGGGAGAGAGGTTTAG
- a CDS encoding tetratricopeptide repeat protein: MKKNSIGVSFFCVLFLFVNTAPAFCAMRTVEYLCETGVNFYRNGRYDEALREFNKALIVDPNNAVAKNYITVIFLKDKPIQPVTGVPSTRPITKKVIAPVHTEVPPAAPKYKQPKQRSNREEIINQALNVFDKREEPKEKAASGMEIAGVKITGEAQARLGIAPKDTYWKRANWDLNEKNWRTTSNDALNRRENSYDPRIYDRLRVNLDTDNETGLGFHSNITVDPWSFTGKSEKVNLKGSGGDVAQVELKYWSNTGYTLNQTISTYENGDSFNLPEIKVVDGHTSTPVSVKSAYNNIFTLPETKISRQFQPVRELMFDYKQDGLKLVVYPMAYENQALTFDDPLRLSNNRTWWEDSPWLHGWQQGIYNLAAIPADFTKGYWDNSLSFSTRDSEGQRLTALRGFSLEFNPLEETSIATSVATPKNLWQDYAEVDNFLSATRIKQNLTQDLMLGLTATTRMGYNTENRDKIDAKNYVLGTDLGYEIIDGLRATAEIAYSQSEYDLTNSDYETKGRGNAYNVSVFGRFPFQTVSEANYNYDSLKPGEYDTSFNKFKFTASRMDESFDQPLSSYVETRDDEFWSRHLHFRTPFKYYYQGEGQLLSWDDIKSFRIGNGIDIGRNVLSLRVESSLWDKTIDNLFDVRNVHGTNGKFIENVSREEFAWNMNERLTTKLLGIYHRLPKTKAGTDPFIFDPRSRRYVDNDQIEGNKDPSIATGSLGAEYKFFDWLALNGVWEYTNDITLGYDNFPRGVLLNDTTRNYTYYENNNKYRDIRQFLYSQNYFPKPPYPYYNIFKTGLRFNPAEKIEIYLDYTRNPYEKAGQVDDNMNHMGFQIGYLPTEKLSLFFKYSYSRWQDLDKLTKGITKVFGHHNFFTELIYRKSDSEDFTFQYGEASRDPYMGGVLDIGWDPYGGSLRTIDTQHIVRLYYRRKF, from the coding sequence GTGAAAAAAAATAGCATAGGGGTGTCTTTCTTCTGCGTATTATTCCTGTTTGTAAATACCGCGCCTGCCTTTTGCGCTATGCGGACAGTAGAATACTTGTGCGAAACAGGGGTCAATTTTTATCGTAACGGCAGATACGACGAGGCCTTGCGGGAATTTAATAAGGCGTTAATAGTAGACCCGAATAATGCGGTGGCCAAAAATTATATCACCGTTATCTTTCTTAAGGACAAGCCTATCCAGCCAGTTACAGGAGTTCCTTCTACCAGGCCGATAACTAAAAAAGTTATTGCTCCTGTTCATACAGAGGTTCCTCCTGCCGCGCCAAAATACAAACAGCCCAAACAAAGGTCAAATAGGGAAGAAATCATAAATCAGGCTTTGAATGTTTTTGATAAAAGAGAGGAGCCTAAAGAAAAAGCTGCTTCCGGGATGGAAATCGCGGGAGTAAAGATAACGGGTGAAGCACAGGCCCGGTTAGGAATAGCTCCGAAGGACACTTATTGGAAACGGGCGAACTGGGATTTGAATGAAAAGAATTGGCGTACAACTTCTAACGATGCCTTAAACAGGCGCGAAAATAGTTATGACCCAAGGATTTACGATAGATTAAGGGTCAACCTGGATACTGATAACGAGACAGGGCTGGGTTTTCATAGTAATATTACCGTTGACCCCTGGAGTTTTACCGGAAAGAGCGAAAAGGTGAATTTAAAGGGTTCCGGAGGGGATGTTGCGCAGGTAGAATTAAAATATTGGTCTAATACAGGCTATACCCTGAATCAAACTATCAGTACCTATGAAAACGGCGATTCTTTTAACCTGCCGGAAATAAAAGTAGTAGACGGCCACACCTCAACCCCGGTTTCCGTAAAATCTGCTTATAATAATATTTTTACTCTGCCGGAAACAAAAATTTCCCGTCAATTCCAGCCGGTACGCGAACTTATGTTTGATTATAAGCAGGATGGCTTAAAATTGGTGGTGTATCCCATGGCCTATGAAAATCAGGCTTTGACTTTTGATGACCCTTTACGATTATCCAATAACCGTACCTGGTGGGAGGATAGCCCGTGGTTACATGGTTGGCAACAGGGAATATACAATTTAGCCGCAATACCCGCTGATTTTACCAAGGGTTACTGGGATAATAGTTTGTCTTTTTCTACCAGAGACAGCGAAGGCCAGCGTTTAACTGCCCTACGCGGCTTTTCTTTGGAATTCAACCCTCTGGAAGAGACCTCTATAGCTACAAGCGTTGCCACTCCTAAGAACCTCTGGCAGGATTACGCAGAGGTTGATAATTTTCTTTCCGCTACCCGCATAAAACAGAATTTAACACAGGATTTAATGTTAGGCCTGACTGCTACCACGCGTATGGGCTATAATACGGAAAATAGAGATAAAATTGACGCCAAGAATTACGTATTAGGGACAGACTTAGGGTATGAGATCATAGACGGCCTAAGGGCTACCGCGGAAATCGCGTATTCGCAGTCAGAATATGACCTGACTAATTCTGATTATGAGACCAAAGGGCGCGGCAATGCCTATAATGTTTCTGTTTTCGGAAGGTTTCCTTTTCAGACTGTTTCCGAAGCAAATTATAACTATGACAGCTTAAAGCCCGGAGAATACGATACTTCATTTAACAAATTCAAGTTTACCGCTTCCCGTATGGATGAGTCTTTTGATCAGCCCCTTTCTTCTTATGTAGAAACGCGCGACGATGAGTTCTGGTCCAGGCATCTGCATTTTCGCACGCCTTTTAAATATTATTATCAGGGTGAAGGCCAGTTATTAAGCTGGGACGATATCAAATCTTTCAGGATAGGAAACGGCATTGATATCGGCCGCAACGTATTGTCGCTACGCGTAGAATCTTCGCTATGGGATAAAACCATAGATAACCTTTTTGATGTGCGCAATGTCCACGGGACTAACGGTAAATTCATAGAAAACGTAAGCCGCGAAGAATTCGCCTGGAATATGAACGAGCGGTTGACCACTAAACTCCTGGGGATATACCATCGCCTGCCGAAGACAAAGGCAGGGACTGACCCCTTTATTTTTGACCCGCGCTCAAGGCGCTATGTTGATAACGACCAGATAGAAGGCAATAAAGATCCTTCAATAGCAACCGGTTCTTTAGGCGCGGAATATAAGTTTTTTGATTGGCTCGCTTTAAACGGCGTATGGGAATACACCAATGATATTACGCTGGGTTATGATAATTTTCCTCGGGGGGTATTATTAAATGACACTACACGTAATTATACCTATTACGAGAATAATAATAAATACCGAGATATCAGGCAATTCCTTTATAGCCAGAATTATTTTCCTAAGCCGCCTTATCCCTATTATAATATATTTAAAACCGGCTTAAGGTTTAACCCTGCAGAAAAAATAGAGATTTATCTGGATTATACGCGTAACCCTTATGAAAAAGCCGGCCAGGTTGATGATAATATGAACCACATGGGTTTTCAGATCGGGTATCTGCCGACCGAGAAGTTAAGCCTCTTTTTTAAGTACAGCTATTCCCGCTGGCAGGATTTGGATAAACTGACTAAGGGTATTACCAAAGTATTCGGCCACCATAATTTCTTTACTGAATTGATCTACCGTAAATCCGACAGTGAAGATTTTACCTTCCAATACGGCGAGGCCAGCCGCGACCCCTATATGGGCGGAGTGCTTGATATAGGCTGGGATCCTTATGGCGGAAGCCTTAGGACAATAGATACCCAGCATATCGTCCGCTTATATTACCGCAGGAAATTCTAA
- a CDS encoding PilZ domain-containing protein, producing the protein MQERRVFARIKIKIPLKFLKSGSDTAKEAEAVDISATGIGFITKENIAVKTPLDIWINLPDHHGPIHLTGRVVWSKDLGENGLKRVGIQLGKEKLMELGRVWLFQETRSQANKPSIQ; encoded by the coding sequence ATGCAGGAGCGCAGGGTATTCGCCAGGATCAAGATAAAAATTCCCTTAAAATTCCTCAAGTCCGGCAGCGATACGGCAAAAGAGGCAGAAGCGGTAGATATCAGTGCCACTGGCATAGGTTTTATAACTAAAGAAAATATTGCGGTCAAGACACCTTTAGATATATGGATTAATCTACCTGATCATCATGGGCCCATTCATCTTACGGGAAGGGTCGTTTGGTCTAAAGATTTAGGCGAGAACGGCCTAAAACGCGTAGGGATCCAGCTAGGGAAAGAAAAGCTTATGGAATTGGGCCGGGTTTGGTTGTTCCAGGAGACCCGCTCGCAGGCAAATAAACCTTCCATCCAGTAA
- the lepA gene encoding translation elongation factor 4, with amino-acid sequence MDKSLIRNFSIIAHIDHGKSTLADRILEITGAVDKKHSRDQLLDDMDLERERGITIKASMVRLSYRAKDGKDYALNLIDTPGHVDFTYEVSKSLAACEGALLVVDAGQGIEAQTVANYHLAKDNKLKIIPVINKIDLSQVDIPRTKNQITGILGFQEEEIILASAKEGTGVREILERIVEAVPAPSGEDTHPLRALVFDCRFDIFKGVVVFVRIMDGKIDPHTQLKMMHSGKTYKIEELGVFKNLKYFAVEGLSCGEVGYLTANIRDPREIIIGDTLTDAKNPCQEALPGYRTLKPLVFCGIYPVNPGDFPNLRDAMDKLKLSDASFVFEPENSQSFGSGFRCGFLGLLHMEIVQERLEREYDLNLILTVPNVVYRVRKRDGEILDVDTPAKFPAPQDIQESQEPYVSLLMIIPVDTIDPVCEMTKARRGTFKSSEYLGVDRVKLVFEIPLSEIIVDFYDRMKSLTKGYGSLDYEFKGYLPANMVKLDIMFNGVTCDAFSCLIHKDKAAHKAHALVSRLKELIPRQLFEVAIQAKIGAQVIASERVRSVGKHVTSKCYGGDITRKRKLWEGQKEGKKRLKQFGKVEIPQEAFLEVLRI; translated from the coding sequence ATGGATAAATCCTTAATTCGTAATTTTTCAATCATCGCCCATATCGACCACGGCAAATCCACCCTGGCCGACAGGATACTGGAGATAACCGGCGCAGTGGATAAGAAGCACAGCCGCGACCAGTTACTTGATGATATGGATTTAGAGAGGGAAAGGGGTATAACTATTAAGGCCTCCATGGTGAGGTTGTCCTATCGCGCCAAAGACGGTAAAGACTACGCCTTAAATCTAATTGATACCCCGGGCCACGTTGATTTTACCTATGAAGTCTCTAAGTCCCTCGCTGCCTGCGAGGGAGCACTCTTGGTGGTAGATGCCGGCCAGGGCATAGAGGCCCAGACCGTGGCTAATTATCATTTAGCCAAAGATAATAAATTAAAAATTATACCGGTGATAAATAAAATTGATTTATCTCAGGTAGATATCCCGCGCACCAAAAATCAGATTACCGGCATCCTGGGTTTTCAGGAAGAAGAAATAATCCTGGCTTCTGCCAAGGAAGGCACCGGTGTTAGAGAAATACTGGAGAGGATTGTGGAAGCCGTTCCTGCGCCTTCCGGAGAAGACACGCATCCTTTAAGGGCGCTCGTCTTTGACTGCCGTTTTGATATATTCAAGGGCGTAGTGGTCTTTGTCAGGATTATGGACGGTAAAATCGATCCGCATACGCAGTTAAAAATGATGCATTCAGGCAAGACCTATAAAATAGAGGAGTTGGGGGTATTTAAAAATTTAAAATATTTTGCCGTAGAAGGCTTGTCCTGCGGCGAAGTAGGTTATCTGACCGCGAATATCCGCGACCCCCGTGAGATTATTATCGGAGATACTTTGACTGACGCAAAGAACCCTTGCCAGGAGGCCTTACCCGGATACCGTACCTTAAAACCATTGGTATTCTGCGGTATATATCCTGTCAACCCGGGAGATTTTCCGAATTTACGCGACGCGATGGATAAACTGAAACTCTCTGACGCCTCATTTGTGTTTGAGCCGGAAAACAGCCAGTCTTTTGGTTCGGGTTTTCGCTGCGGTTTCCTGGGGCTTTTGCATATGGAGATAGTGCAGGAGCGTTTAGAAAGGGAATATGATTTAAACCTGATATTGACCGTGCCCAATGTCGTCTATAGGGTAAGAAAAAGAGACGGTGAGATTCTGGACGTAGATACGCCGGCAAAATTTCCTGCCCCGCAGGATATACAGGAATCTCAGGAGCCTTATGTCAGCCTGTTGATGATTATCCCCGTAGACACCATTGACCCGGTATGCGAAATGACTAAGGCCAGGAGGGGGACTTTTAAATCCAGCGAATATCTGGGCGTAGATAGAGTGAAATTGGTTTTTGAGATCCCGCTTTCTGAGATTATCGTAGATTTTTATGACCGGATGAAATCCCTTACTAAAGGGTATGGTTCGCTGGATTATGAATTTAAAGGTTATCTCCCGGCCAATATGGTAAAATTGGACATCATGTTTAACGGCGTAACCTGCGATGCCTTCTCTTGCCTGATACATAAAGATAAGGCAGCGCATAAGGCGCATGCGTTGGTATCCAGGCTCAAGGAGTTGATACCGCGGCAATTATTCGAGGTGGCGATACAGGCAAAGATAGGCGCACAGGTTATTGCCTCCGAAAGAGTGCGGAGCGTGGGCAAGCATGTGACGAGTAAATGCTACGGCGGCGATATTACGCGTAAGCGTAAACTCTGGGAGGGGCAGAAGGAAGGCAAGAAACGGCTGAAACAGTTTGGGAAAGTAGAAATTCCGCAGGAAGCCTTCTTAGAAGTCTTGAGAATATAG
- the lepB gene encoding signal peptidase I, giving the protein MFKNLKVKHNKKSVIREWVESIVVAFILAMFIRTFVIQAFKIPTGSMRPTLLEGDLILVNKFIYGAKVPLSNWNLPGLRQPLRGDVIVFIYPENPKKDFIKRLIGLPGDTVEIKGGTIYVNEAPLLEPVFNQRYYYNRGEFAKEGQKIKVPSDSFFVLGDNSASSQDSRYWGFVPYKNVLGKAIVIYWPPQRIRIIK; this is encoded by the coding sequence ATGTTTAAAAATTTAAAAGTTAAACATAATAAAAAATCAGTAATTCGGGAATGGGTAGAGTCAATTGTTGTGGCTTTTATCCTGGCAATGTTTATCCGCACCTTTGTAATACAGGCCTTCAAGATCCCCACGGGTTCTATGCGGCCTACGCTTTTGGAGGGAGACCTGATTTTAGTAAATAAATTTATCTATGGCGCAAAGGTGCCCCTTAGCAACTGGAATCTGCCTGGCCTTAGGCAGCCCTTGAGGGGGGATGTCATTGTTTTTATTTACCCCGAGAACCCCAAAAAAGATTTTATCAAAAGGTTAATCGGCCTGCCGGGTGATACAGTAGAGATTAAAGGCGGCACGATATATGTCAACGAAGCCCCCTTGCTTGAGCCTGTTTTTAACCAGAGATATTATTATAACCGCGGAGAATTTGCCAAGGAAGGCCAGAAGATTAAAGTCCCGTCAGATAGTTTTTTTGTCCTGGGCGATAATTCCGCCTCTTCGCAGGATAGCCGCTACTGGGGGTTCGTGCCGTATAAAAATGTATTAGGTAAGGCCATAGTCATCTATTGGCCGCCGCAACGCATTCGTATTATAAAGTGA
- the plsY gene encoding glycerol-3-phosphate 1-O-acyltransferase PlsY: MLWIIPGILVSYLIGSIPTAYIFGRLLKGIDIRQFGSGNVGATNALRVLGKAPGITVLALDVLKGFVAVVFLGNIILLKAGAIPDTATRILLGLSCICGHNWTVFLRFKGGKGMATTLGVLLGLAFKVAGLKLIFVLLVLTWLVVFIMARIVSLSSIFTAIGLPVYMLLFGPKESAILVAASILLCIFILLRHKNNLKRLFQGKEPRLSFRKSA; encoded by the coding sequence ATGCTTTGGATAATTCCCGGAATCCTCGTTAGCTATCTTATCGGGTCAATACCTACGGCTTATATATTCGGCCGTCTCTTAAAGGGTATAGATATCCGCCAGTTTGGTTCAGGCAATGTCGGCGCCACGAATGCCTTAAGGGTTTTAGGCAAGGCCCCGGGGATAACCGTATTAGCCCTGGATGTCCTGAAAGGATTCGTGGCAGTAGTTTTTTTAGGTAACATCATTCTACTAAAAGCAGGGGCCATTCCGGATACGGCAACACGCATCCTTCTGGGATTGAGTTGTATCTGTGGGCATAATTGGACAGTTTTTTTAAGATTTAAAGGCGGCAAGGGTATGGCTACGACCCTGGGCGTATTATTAGGCCTCGCCTTTAAAGTAGCGGGTTTAAAATTAATATTCGTTTTATTGGTCCTTACCTGGCTCGTAGTATTTATTATGGCCAGGATAGTTTCTCTATCCTCAATTTTTACGGCTATCGGCCTGCCGGTATATATGCTTTTATTTGGCCCCAAAGAATCCGCCATTCTGGTTGCCGCCAGTATCCTCCTTTGTATATTCATTCTCCTGCGGCATAAAAATAACCTCAAAAGATTATTCCAGGGTAAAGAACCCCGCCTGAGTTTTCGAAAATCCGCTTAA
- a CDS encoding prephenate dehydrogenase, producing the protein MKLFNKVAIVGVGLIGGSMALAIKRKGLAREVVGVSRHKSTLSLAKKNRVIDRGSQGLDIIKGADLVILATPVNTILRLAPDIFRLIPAGSIVTDVGSTKKEIAACLSKIFPNYVASHPLAGSEKRGVNNACAGIFKNSLCILTPTGKTNPKALKKIGRLWHELGARIVFLRPDIHDKALAFVSHLPHAIAFSLIGAIPGEYLKLGANSLKDTTRIALSDSCLWADIFLSNRKNMLEAIESFQGSLFRIKSAIQKKDRKMLIKILKEAKKKRDILN; encoded by the coding sequence ATGAAATTGTTTAATAAAGTGGCGATAGTGGGGGTAGGTTTGATAGGCGGCTCTATGGCCTTGGCTATAAAAAGGAAGGGCCTGGCCCGTGAGGTGGTGGGGGTGAGCCGCCATAAGAGCACTTTATCGTTAGCCAAAAAGAACAGGGTAATAGATAGGGGTTCGCAGGGTTTAGATATTATTAAAGGCGCGGACTTAGTGATTTTAGCTACGCCGGTAAATACCATCTTAAGGCTAGCGCCGGATATTTTCCGGCTTATCCCTGCGGGCTCTATCGTTACGGATGTAGGCAGCACAAAAAAGGAGATAGCTGCCTGCTTGAGTAAGATTTTTCCTAATTATGTGGCCAGCCATCCTTTGGCCGGTTCGGAAAAACGCGGGGTGAATAACGCCTGCGCCGGTATTTTTAAAAATTCCCTCTGTATACTGACTCCTACAGGTAAAACGAACCCGAAGGCATTAAAAAAGATAGGAAGATTATGGCATGAGTTAGGGGCAAGGATAGTTTTTTTACGGCCCGATATTCACGATAAGGCCCTTGCCTTTGTCAGCCACCTGCCGCATGCTATTGCTTTTTCTTTAATCGGTGCTATACCCGGCGAATATTTAAAGTTGGGCGCAAATAGCCTAAAGGATACTACCCGCATTGCCCTTTCAGACAGCTGCCTTTGGGCGGATATCTTTTTGAGTAACAGGAAAAATATGCTGGAAGCCATAGAATCTTTTCAGGGCAGCCTCTTTAGGATAAAGTCGGCAATTCAGAAAAAAGATAGGAAAATGTTGATTAAAATCCTAAAAGAGGCAAAGAAAAAAAGAGATATCTTAAATTAG
- a CDS encoding CDP-alcohol phosphatidyltransferase family protein: protein MNFANKVSTFRILTVPFFVATLIYYSPERNYLRFVALVIFGLGVISDAVDGYIARKSKQYSKAGLVLDPLGDKLLLMSAFICLTFMSGFPLHFPLWVTLIVISRDLIILLGALIIYIVRQDMNIAPTRWGKLTTTFQMLSVMGVLLQLRISVILWWLAVFFTIISGVDYVRRGSRTLYALDNSRNPR, encoded by the coding sequence ATGAATTTCGCCAATAAAGTTTCTACTTTCAGGATTTTAACCGTGCCTTTTTTTGTCGCTACCTTAATCTATTATTCTCCTGAGAGGAACTATTTGAGGTTCGTAGCTTTGGTTATTTTCGGCCTCGGGGTTATTTCGGATGCGGTTGACGGCTATATTGCCAGAAAATCTAAGCAATACTCCAAGGCAGGGCTGGTCTTAGACCCGCTGGGGGATAAATTGCTCTTGATGAGCGCTTTTATCTGCCTTACCTTTATGAGCGGGTTTCCTTTACATTTTCCCCTCTGGGTTACTTTAATTGTAATCAGCCGAGACTTGATTATACTTTTAGGGGCCTTGATAATTTATATCGTCAGGCAGGATATGAATATCGCTCCGACCAGATGGGGTAAACTTACCACTACCTTCCAGATGCTCTCGGTGATGGGAGTGCTTTTACAGTTACGCATTTCAGTAATCCTGTGGTGGTTGGCAGTATTTTTTACCATTATCTCAGGGGTAGATTACGTAAGAAGGGGGTCAAGGACGCTCTATGCTTTGGATAATTCCCGGAATCCTCGTTAG